The Malus domestica chromosome 10, GDT2T_hap1 genome contains a region encoding:
- the LOC103446824 gene encoding phosphatidylinositol/phosphatidylcholine transfer protein SFH1 isoform X1 — translation MGIVSQEAIKQFQALMDQVDEPLKRTFQNVHQGYLVETFGRFLKARDSNVGKAHKMLVDCLNWRVQNDIDNILAKPIVPTELYRGVRDSQLIGLSGYSREGLPIFAIGVGLSTFDKASVHYYVQSHIQINEYRDRVILPSASKKSGKHITTCIKVLDMTGLKLSALSQIKLMTIISTIDDLNYPERTNTYYIVNAPYIFSACWKQVVKPLLQERTRKKVQVLSGCGRDELLKIMDYASLPHFCKSEGSGSSRNSQNGADNCFSLDHHFHQQLYNHIKQQSMMKESVQPFRHGSFHVDVPEAAAERTQIAKTIESEFNKFGNGNGLSESIDGLKINGD, via the exons ATGGGGATCGTTTCTCAGGAAGCGATCAAGCAGTTCCAAGCTCTGATGGATCAAG TTGATGAGCCTCTCAAGAGAACGTTTCAG AATGTTCATCAAGGCTATCTAGTTGAGACTTTCGGCCGTTTTCTCAAAGCAAGGGATTCCAACGTTGGCAAAGCCCATAAAATG TTGGTCGATTGTTTAAACTGGAGGGTACAAAACGATATCGACAATATATTGGCC AAGCCCATAGTTCCAACTGAACTATACAGAGGAGTGCGAGATTCACAGCTCATAGGTCTTTCGGGTTACTCAAGAGAG GGCTTGCCCATCTTTGCCATTGGTGTTGGACTCAGTACATTTGACAAAGCATCA GTTCACTACTATGTTCAGTCACACATTCAAATTAATGAATATCGAGATCGTGTAATTTTG CCTTCTGCATCGAAGAAGTCTGGTAAGCATATTACCACCTGCATCAAGGTTTTAGATATGACTGGTTTGAAGCTCTCAGCACTAAGCCAAATAAAG TTAATGACAATTATATCAACCATTGATGATTTGAACTACCCGGAGAGGACAAATACATACTACATTGTAAATGCCCCATATATATTCTCAGCTTGTTGGAAG CAGGTTGTCAAGCCACTTTTGCAGGAGAGGACAAGGAAAAAAGTGCAAGTGTTGTCTGGTTGTGGTAGGGATGAACTGTTGAAG ATAATGGATTATGCATCTCTTCCACATTTCTGTAAAAGTGAAGGTTCGGGATCATCTCGAAATTCACAGAATGGAGCTGACAATTGCTTCTCCCTGGACCACCACTTTCATCAACAGCTCTACAACCACATCAAGCAGCAATCGATGATGAAGGAATCCGTTCAACCATTCAGACACGGTTCTTTTCATGTGGATGTACCTGAGGCAGCTGCAGAAAGAACACAGATTGCTAAAACGATAGAATCCGAGTTTAACAAATTTGGTAATGGGAATGGGCTATCTGAATCTATAGATGGCCTCAAAATCAATGGTGACTGA
- the LOC103446824 gene encoding phosphatidylinositol/phosphatidylcholine transfer protein SFH1 isoform X4: MLVDCLNWRVQNDIDNILAKPIVPTELYRGVRDSQLIGLSGYSREGLPIFAIGVGLSTFDKASVHYYVQSHIQINEYRDRVILPSASKKSGKHITTCIKVLDMTGLKLSALSQIKLMTIISTIDDLNYPERTNTYYIVNAPYIFSACWKVVKPLLQERTRKKVQVLSGCGRDELLKIMDYASLPHFCKSEGSGSSRNSQNGADNCFSLDHHFHQQLYNHIKQQSMMKESVQPFRHGSFHVDVPEAAAERTQIAKTIESEFNKFGNGNGLSESIDGLKINGD; the protein is encoded by the exons ATG TTGGTCGATTGTTTAAACTGGAGGGTACAAAACGATATCGACAATATATTGGCC AAGCCCATAGTTCCAACTGAACTATACAGAGGAGTGCGAGATTCACAGCTCATAGGTCTTTCGGGTTACTCAAGAGAG GGCTTGCCCATCTTTGCCATTGGTGTTGGACTCAGTACATTTGACAAAGCATCA GTTCACTACTATGTTCAGTCACACATTCAAATTAATGAATATCGAGATCGTGTAATTTTG CCTTCTGCATCGAAGAAGTCTGGTAAGCATATTACCACCTGCATCAAGGTTTTAGATATGACTGGTTTGAAGCTCTCAGCACTAAGCCAAATAAAG TTAATGACAATTATATCAACCATTGATGATTTGAACTACCCGGAGAGGACAAATACATACTACATTGTAAATGCCCCATATATATTCTCAGCTTGTTGGAAG GTTGTCAAGCCACTTTTGCAGGAGAGGACAAGGAAAAAAGTGCAAGTGTTGTCTGGTTGTGGTAGGGATGAACTGTTGAAG ATAATGGATTATGCATCTCTTCCACATTTCTGTAAAAGTGAAGGTTCGGGATCATCTCGAAATTCACAGAATGGAGCTGACAATTGCTTCTCCCTGGACCACCACTTTCATCAACAGCTCTACAACCACATCAAGCAGCAATCGATGATGAAGGAATCCGTTCAACCATTCAGACACGGTTCTTTTCATGTGGATGTACCTGAGGCAGCTGCAGAAAGAACACAGATTGCTAAAACGATAGAATCCGAGTTTAACAAATTTGGTAATGGGAATGGGCTATCTGAATCTATAGATGGCCTCAAAATCAATGGTGACTGA
- the LOC103446823 gene encoding WEB family protein At1g12150, which yields MANVRIKDQQKAAGSPRAEVGEVDTRAPFQSVKAAVSLFGKVVSRGGPSSNASPRVNANAVKKKLSPETNALDKETQLLLAQKELNKIKQQLQSAETAKARALSELDKAKRTLQDLNTKLKTLTDSKRSAIKDAEDVKNRAKKLEEVKSRETIEGNSWKRELDHARNEYTTTVTELDAEKQELTKIRQDFDAALEAKLAAFQQAAEAQRSANVNSDRVNELSKEVSAMQGSIEQLKLAALQAQQEQVNAMSEKEAHLRSYRSAKQEAEDKLLSLKNEIDPELAKELEAKLEETTSEIEVIQEEMKKAHACEMDSVRGVTMELNEATKTLQEVADEESFLRSFVSSLRLELEDMKREQGELKDKEMEMEALATKLTDQIQKIKEEAEAQRNAPPSPHEYDAHHSSTAQKLYSETESARLEVEKMKENANRHKREADDSRVAAEGTEKKLKIALEEAKDAREAEQRVLEELKLLSGGTQEEGASSNSETGGAKIRLSEEGFESLRKKVEECEKLAEMKEAESMNQVEAINVRKTEVDKKLEANLKAIEEIKTATDMALNKAEMADSAKSAVEGELRKRRQEEQTVVGESSASFSIQF from the exons ATGGCGAATGTCCGTATAAAGGATCAGCAGAAGGCTGCGGGTTCCCCGAGGGCGGAGGTGGGAGAGGTCGACACCCGAGCACCCTTCCAATCTGTCAAAGCCGCTGTTAGTTTGTTTGGCAAAGTCGTTTCTAGAGGAGGACCATCTTCCAATGCCAGCCCCAGAGTCAACGCCAATGCCGTCAAGAAAAAGCTTTCGCCAGAG ACTAATGCACTGGACAAGGAGACCCAACTTCTATTAGCACAGAAGGAACTAAACAAGATTAAGCAACAATTACAGAGTGCGGAAACAGCCAAAGCTAGAGCACTCTCTGAGCTTGATAAGGCCAAGAGAACACTGCAGGATCTGAACACCAAGCTCAAAACTCTAACAGACTCCAAGCGATCAGCAATTAAAGACGCCGAAGATGTCAAGAATCGGGCTAAGAAACTAGAAGAGGTCAAATCCAGAGAAACCATTGAAGGTAATTCTTGGAAACGGGAACTGGATCACGCAAGAAATGAGTACACAACCACTGTGACCGAACTCGATGCAGAAAAGCAAGAGCTCACCAAAATCCGACAGGACTTTGATGCTGCCTTGGAAGCAAAACTGGCTGCATTCCAACAGGCAGCGGAAGCTCAGCGTTCAGCAAACGTTAACTCAGACAGGGTTAACGAGCTGTCAAAGGAAGTTTCAGCCATGCAGGGATCCATTGAACAGCTCAAACTTGCCGCCCTGCAAGCCCAACAGGAGCAGGTAAACGCCATGTCTGAAAAAGAGGCCCACCTTCGATCCTACAGAAGTGCGAAGCAAGAAGCAGAAGACAAATTGCTATCTTTGAAGAATGAAATTGATCCGGAACTGGCCAAAGAACTAGAGGCAAAGCTTGAAGAAACAACATCGGAGATTGAAGTTATACAAGAAGAGATGAAGAAAGCGCACGCATGCGAAATGGACTCCGTGAGAGGGGTAACTATGGAGCTCAATGAAGCCACAAAGACGCTGCAGGAAGTTGCggacgaagagagctttctccGAAGCTTCGTGAGTTCCCTCAGGCTCGAATTGGAAGACATGAAGAGGGAACAGGGTGAACTGAAGGACAAAGAAATGGAAATGGAAGCTCTCGCTACTAAACTTACTGATCAAATACAGAAAATCAAGGAAGAGGCAGAGGCACAGCGTAATGCACCTCCTAGTCCTCATGAATATGATGCACATCACAGTTCAACTGCCCAGAAACTGTACTCCGAAACTGAAAGTGCAAGGCTGGAAGtggaaaagatgaaggaaaatgcTAATCGACATAAGCGAGAAGCTGACGATAGCCGAGTTGCAGCAGAGGGAACAGAGAAGAAACTGAAAATTGCCCTCGAAGAAGCTAAAGATGCAAGAGAAGCAGAACAAAGAGTCCTTGAGGAGCTGAAGCTCTTATCTGGGGGAACACAGGAAGAAGGTGCGTCTTCAAACTCAGAGACCGGTGGTGCCAAGATCAGACTATCGGAGGAGGGGTTTGAATCTTTGAGAAAGAAAGTAGAGGAATGTGAAAAATTGGCTGAGATGAAAGAGGCAGAAAGCATGAACCAAGTGGAAGCAATCAATGTAAGAAAAACTGAAGTAGATAAAAAGTTGGAGGCCAATTTAAAAGCCATAGAGGAAATCAAGACTGCAACAGACATGGCATTGAACAAAGCAGAGATGGCAGATTCGGCAAAATCAGCAGTTGAGGGAGAACTTCGTAAGCGGCGCCAAGAAGAACAAACGGTGGTAGGCGAATCATCAGCGTCATTCTCCATTCAGTTCTAG
- the LOC103446824 gene encoding phosphatidylinositol/phosphatidylcholine transfer protein SFH1 isoform X3, translating into MLVDCLNWRVQNDIDNILAKPIVPTELYRGVRDSQLIGLSGYSREGLPIFAIGVGLSTFDKASVHYYVQSHIQINEYRDRVILPSASKKSGKHITTCIKVLDMTGLKLSALSQIKLMTIISTIDDLNYPERTNTYYIVNAPYIFSACWKQVVKPLLQERTRKKVQVLSGCGRDELLKIMDYASLPHFCKSEGSGSSRNSQNGADNCFSLDHHFHQQLYNHIKQQSMMKESVQPFRHGSFHVDVPEAAAERTQIAKTIESEFNKFGNGNGLSESIDGLKINGD; encoded by the exons ATG TTGGTCGATTGTTTAAACTGGAGGGTACAAAACGATATCGACAATATATTGGCC AAGCCCATAGTTCCAACTGAACTATACAGAGGAGTGCGAGATTCACAGCTCATAGGTCTTTCGGGTTACTCAAGAGAG GGCTTGCCCATCTTTGCCATTGGTGTTGGACTCAGTACATTTGACAAAGCATCA GTTCACTACTATGTTCAGTCACACATTCAAATTAATGAATATCGAGATCGTGTAATTTTG CCTTCTGCATCGAAGAAGTCTGGTAAGCATATTACCACCTGCATCAAGGTTTTAGATATGACTGGTTTGAAGCTCTCAGCACTAAGCCAAATAAAG TTAATGACAATTATATCAACCATTGATGATTTGAACTACCCGGAGAGGACAAATACATACTACATTGTAAATGCCCCATATATATTCTCAGCTTGTTGGAAG CAGGTTGTCAAGCCACTTTTGCAGGAGAGGACAAGGAAAAAAGTGCAAGTGTTGTCTGGTTGTGGTAGGGATGAACTGTTGAAG ATAATGGATTATGCATCTCTTCCACATTTCTGTAAAAGTGAAGGTTCGGGATCATCTCGAAATTCACAGAATGGAGCTGACAATTGCTTCTCCCTGGACCACCACTTTCATCAACAGCTCTACAACCACATCAAGCAGCAATCGATGATGAAGGAATCCGTTCAACCATTCAGACACGGTTCTTTTCATGTGGATGTACCTGAGGCAGCTGCAGAAAGAACACAGATTGCTAAAACGATAGAATCCGAGTTTAACAAATTTGGTAATGGGAATGGGCTATCTGAATCTATAGATGGCCTCAAAATCAATGGTGACTGA
- the LOC103446824 gene encoding phosphatidylinositol/phosphatidylcholine transfer protein SFH1 isoform X2, whose amino-acid sequence MGIVSQEAIKQFQALMDQVDEPLKRTFQNVHQGYLVETFGRFLKARDSNVGKAHKMLVDCLNWRVQNDIDNILAKPIVPTELYRGVRDSQLIGLSGYSREGLPIFAIGVGLSTFDKASVHYYVQSHIQINEYRDRVILPSASKKSGKHITTCIKVLDMTGLKLSALSQIKLMTIISTIDDLNYPERTNTYYIVNAPYIFSACWKVVKPLLQERTRKKVQVLSGCGRDELLKIMDYASLPHFCKSEGSGSSRNSQNGADNCFSLDHHFHQQLYNHIKQQSMMKESVQPFRHGSFHVDVPEAAAERTQIAKTIESEFNKFGNGNGLSESIDGLKINGD is encoded by the exons ATGGGGATCGTTTCTCAGGAAGCGATCAAGCAGTTCCAAGCTCTGATGGATCAAG TTGATGAGCCTCTCAAGAGAACGTTTCAG AATGTTCATCAAGGCTATCTAGTTGAGACTTTCGGCCGTTTTCTCAAAGCAAGGGATTCCAACGTTGGCAAAGCCCATAAAATG TTGGTCGATTGTTTAAACTGGAGGGTACAAAACGATATCGACAATATATTGGCC AAGCCCATAGTTCCAACTGAACTATACAGAGGAGTGCGAGATTCACAGCTCATAGGTCTTTCGGGTTACTCAAGAGAG GGCTTGCCCATCTTTGCCATTGGTGTTGGACTCAGTACATTTGACAAAGCATCA GTTCACTACTATGTTCAGTCACACATTCAAATTAATGAATATCGAGATCGTGTAATTTTG CCTTCTGCATCGAAGAAGTCTGGTAAGCATATTACCACCTGCATCAAGGTTTTAGATATGACTGGTTTGAAGCTCTCAGCACTAAGCCAAATAAAG TTAATGACAATTATATCAACCATTGATGATTTGAACTACCCGGAGAGGACAAATACATACTACATTGTAAATGCCCCATATATATTCTCAGCTTGTTGGAAG GTTGTCAAGCCACTTTTGCAGGAGAGGACAAGGAAAAAAGTGCAAGTGTTGTCTGGTTGTGGTAGGGATGAACTGTTGAAG ATAATGGATTATGCATCTCTTCCACATTTCTGTAAAAGTGAAGGTTCGGGATCATCTCGAAATTCACAGAATGGAGCTGACAATTGCTTCTCCCTGGACCACCACTTTCATCAACAGCTCTACAACCACATCAAGCAGCAATCGATGATGAAGGAATCCGTTCAACCATTCAGACACGGTTCTTTTCATGTGGATGTACCTGAGGCAGCTGCAGAAAGAACACAGATTGCTAAAACGATAGAATCCGAGTTTAACAAATTTGGTAATGGGAATGGGCTATCTGAATCTATAGATGGCCTCAAAATCAATGGTGACTGA